From a single Candidatus Eisenbacteria bacterium genomic region:
- the hypF gene encoding carbamoyltransferase HypF codes for MTAADREDRPGEAGRLRLAVRGRVQGVGFRPWVYRLAVECGLAGHAGNDNAGAFVEIEGAADARERFLNRLMSEAPPLVRIASVERLAIPPKGETGFRILPSDEAGRREAEITPDAATCDDCLRELFDPGDRRYRYPFTNCTNCGPRYSIIRAVPYDRPNTTMRVFPMCAECRREYDDPGDRRFHAQPNACPVCGPRVWMTDAAGNPLERDPVREAARWLKEGRIVAIKGIGGFHLACRADDGEAVLRLRRRKAREAKPLAVMVGSPDEARLQVRLGPAAERALLSAARPIVLAPRTPESTTAEEVAPGNAALGVMLPYTPLHALLFAEALPPLVMTSGNPSAEPLSSGNDEALDRLGGIADAFLLNDRDIERPVDDSVVLAADAPDRPEGMVVPIRRARGYAPSPIRIRPAAKRAVLALGAEMKSTICLLRGEEAVLSEHLGDLDNPAAFRNFLAAMGRLRDLLRVEPEIVAYDPHPEYAASRHARSLGIPLIAVQHHHAHVASLAAEHALEGPLLGIACDGTGYGDDGTIWGCEILIAEGARYERVGHLRPFPLPGGDAGARETWRPAAGLLRETAGETWRPLLEEAAGGRIDPEALRLVEARLRDGGDRIVRTSSLGRLFDAAAFLVGAADRNRFEAEAPMALEALAGEPRPVEPLPFLVARGEGGKWIIDPAPLIDALLDGARGGRSAAEAAAAFHETIAAALAEAALRVAEERRLDRIGLTGGCFANRFLLLRLRERLRETGRKVYIHQEVPPGDGGISLGQAWVAAAAV; via the coding sequence ATGACCGCCGCCGATCGCGAAGACCGCCCGGGAGAAGCCGGACGCCTCCGCCTCGCCGTGCGCGGGCGCGTGCAGGGGGTGGGGTTCCGTCCTTGGGTGTATCGCCTCGCCGTCGAATGCGGTCTCGCCGGGCACGCGGGAAACGACAACGCCGGCGCCTTCGTCGAGATCGAGGGCGCGGCGGATGCGCGGGAACGCTTTCTGAATCGTTTGATGAGTGAAGCGCCTCCCCTCGTTCGGATCGCCTCGGTGGAGCGCCTCGCGATTCCGCCGAAGGGGGAGACGGGCTTCCGCATACTCCCGAGCGACGAGGCGGGCAGGCGGGAGGCGGAGATCACGCCGGACGCCGCGACCTGCGACGACTGCCTCCGCGAACTCTTCGATCCCGGAGACAGGCGCTACCGCTACCCGTTCACCAACTGCACCAACTGCGGACCCCGCTACTCCATCATCCGCGCCGTCCCCTACGACCGTCCCAACACGACCATGCGGGTCTTCCCGATGTGCGCCGAGTGCCGGCGCGAGTACGACGACCCCGGAGATCGCCGTTTCCACGCCCAGCCGAACGCCTGCCCGGTCTGCGGGCCCCGGGTGTGGATGACCGACGCCGCGGGGAATCCTCTCGAGAGGGACCCGGTCCGCGAGGCGGCGCGCTGGCTGAAGGAGGGGCGGATCGTCGCGATCAAGGGGATCGGCGGCTTCCATCTCGCGTGCCGCGCCGACGACGGCGAGGCGGTCCTCCGTCTCCGGAGGCGCAAGGCGCGGGAAGCGAAACCGCTCGCCGTGATGGTCGGCTCTCCGGACGAGGCGCGCCTCCAGGTTCGTCTCGGGCCGGCCGCGGAGCGCGCGCTCCTCTCCGCCGCGCGCCCGATCGTGCTCGCCCCGCGCACCCCCGAATCGACGACCGCGGAAGAGGTCGCGCCGGGGAACGCCGCCCTCGGCGTGATGCTCCCCTACACCCCTCTCCACGCGCTCCTCTTCGCGGAGGCGCTCCCGCCGCTCGTCATGACCAGCGGAAACCCGAGCGCCGAACCGCTCTCCTCCGGGAACGACGAAGCGCTCGACCGGCTCGGGGGAATCGCGGACGCTTTTCTCCTGAATGATCGCGACATCGAGCGACCCGTCGATGACTCGGTCGTCCTCGCGGCCGACGCGCCGGACCGTCCCGAGGGAATGGTCGTCCCGATCCGGCGCGCGCGGGGTTACGCGCCGTCGCCGATCCGGATCCGGCCGGCCGCGAAGCGCGCCGTGCTCGCGCTCGGGGCGGAGATGAAATCGACGATCTGCCTGCTCCGCGGTGAGGAGGCGGTGCTCAGCGAGCACCTGGGCGATCTGGACAATCCGGCGGCGTTCCGCAATTTTCTCGCCGCCATGGGTCGGCTCCGCGATCTCCTCCGCGTCGAGCCGGAGATCGTCGCCTATGACCCCCATCCGGAATACGCCGCCTCACGCCACGCCCGGAGTCTCGGCATCCCCCTGATCGCCGTCCAGCACCACCACGCCCACGTCGCGTCGCTCGCCGCGGAGCACGCCTTGGAAGGGCCGCTGCTCGGGATCGCCTGCGACGGCACCGGTTACGGCGACGACGGCACGATCTGGGGGTGCGAGATCCTGATCGCCGAAGGAGCCCGCTACGAGAGGGTCGGCCACCTCCGTCCCTTCCCGCTTCCCGGCGGGGACGCGGGAGCGCGGGAGACCTGGCGACCCGCCGCGGGGCTCCTCCGGGAGACCGCCGGCGAAACCTGGCGTCCGCTGCTCGAAGAAGCGGCGGGGGGACGCATCGATCCCGAGGCGCTCCGCCTCGTCGAAGCCCGCCTCCGCGACGGGGGCGACCGGATCGTTCGCACCTCGAGCCTCGGCCGTCTTTTCGACGCGGCCGCCTTCCTCGTCGGCGCGGCGGACCGGAACCGCTTCGAGGCGGAGGCGCCCATGGCGTTGGAGGCGCTCGCCGGTGAGCCGCGCCCCGTGGAGCCGCTCCCCTTTCTGGTCGCCCGAGGGGAGGGGGGGAAGTGGATCATCGACCCCGCCCCGCTGATCGACGCCCTGTTGGACGGGGCGCGTGGCGGCCGTTCCGCGGCGGAGGCGGCCGCCGCCTTTCACGAGACGATCGCCGCGGCCCTCGCCGAGGCCGCCCTGCGCGTCGCCGAGGAGCGCCGCCTCGACCGGATCGGTCTCACGGGCGGCTGCTTCGCCAACCGTTTTCTTCTCCTCCGCCTCAGGGAACGGTTGCGGGAAACGGGTCGGAAGGTGTATATCCATCAAGAGGTTCCGCCCGGAGACGGCGGAATCTCCCTTGGGCAGGCTTGGGTCGCCGCCGCGGCCGTTTAG
- a CDS encoding EamA family transporter: MKPQLFALITAAAWGIGGYFEKKGLHLGNLSPQMGITIRTAVALVILGVVSAPHWKTIPAAGPRALAYMVIGGGVVAGAGGMLAFYAAIKGAPLGRVMPIAFTSPLFGALLGVVLGGETVTLKGAVGALMTVGGIALLTVG, translated from the coding sequence ATGAAACCGCAACTGTTCGCGCTCATCACCGCCGCGGCCTGGGGGATCGGCGGTTACTTCGAGAAGAAGGGCCTCCACCTGGGAAACCTCTCCCCGCAGATGGGGATCACGATCCGAACAGCCGTGGCGCTGGTGATTCTAGGCGTCGTCAGCGCCCCGCACTGGAAAACGATCCCCGCCGCGGGACCGCGCGCCCTCGCCTACATGGTGATCGGCGGCGGCGTGGTGGCGGGAGCGGGAGGGATGCTCGCTTTTTACGCCGCCATCAAGGGAGCCCCGCTCGGCCGTGTCATGCCGATCGCCTTCACCTCGCCCCTCTTCGGCGCCCTCCTCGGCGTAGTCCTGGGAGGCGAGACGGTGACCCTCAAGGGAGCGGTGGGCGCCCTCATGACCGTCGGAGGGATCGCGCTCCTGACCGTCGGTTGA
- a CDS encoding SagB/ThcOx family dehydrogenase: MGRVITAAAAALLLLVCFPHALRARGGEAIPLPEPAFRNGGTFFETLRARRSDRDFRVDPLPRQILADLLWSAVGVNRPESGKRTSPTAMDRREIDVYASLAEGLFLYDPEAHALIPILEEDIRDLTGRQPFTGDAPLNLIFVADDEKMGGMGEEDRIFYAAADAGFASQNVYLACADLGLVTVVRAWIDREALAERMGLPPHRRIVLAQTVGYPAEPDPPEAETGEEE, from the coding sequence ATGGGCCGGGTGATCACGGCGGCGGCTGCCGCCCTGCTTCTTCTCGTTTGTTTCCCCCACGCGCTCCGGGCACGCGGCGGCGAGGCGATTCCCCTCCCCGAGCCCGCCTTCCGGAATGGAGGGACCTTCTTCGAGACGCTCCGCGCGCGGCGCTCCGACCGCGACTTCCGCGTCGATCCGCTCCCGAGGCAGATCCTCGCGGACCTTCTCTGGTCGGCGGTCGGCGTCAATCGCCCCGAATCGGGCAAGCGCACGTCGCCGACGGCGATGGATCGCCGCGAGATCGACGTCTACGCCTCCCTCGCTGAAGGTTTATTCCTATATGATCCGGAGGCGCACGCCCTGATTCCGATCCTGGAGGAGGACATTCGCGACCTGACCGGCCGGCAGCCCTTCACCGGAGACGCCCCGCTGAACCTGATCTTCGTCGCCGACGACGAAAAGATGGGAGGGATGGGGGAGGAGGACCGGATTTTTTACGCCGCCGCCGACGCGGGCTTCGCCTCGCAAAACGTTTACCTCGCCTGCGCCGACCTCGGTCTCGTCACGGTGGTGCGCGCCTGGATCGATCGGGAGGCGCTCGCCGAGCGAATGGGACTCCCGCCGCACCGGAGGATCGTTCTCGCCCAAACCGTGGGATATCCCGCGGAGCCGGACCCACCGGAAGCGGAAACCGGAGAGGAGGAATGA
- a CDS encoding DUF3524 domain-containing protein: MPHDMVDLLLIEPYFGGSHRQFAEGIRRHSRHHVRLATLPGRYWRWRMRGSAPLFEERLRKSPAPGVILASSMFPLAEFLGLAPPRFREAKTILYFHENQLTYPLPEGERRDLHAVMTQINGALAADRILFNSRHHRREMLGALPGFLRALPDHKPPGVAGRFRRSRVLPLGVDFESLGPPPRRRERKGEPILLWNHRWEHDKGREEFALLIRRLRRRKVPFGLVVTGASPGTRSDLFEELPRIAGDRLRHVGFAPSRRDYARLLAGADLAVSTARHEFFGVSVLEAIHMGAFPLLPERLAYPEILDPGRHPECYYRSREELFDRAEELLTGPRPPVERYRRAAARFAWPHRIGAFDRLFEEILGS; this comes from the coding sequence ATGCCCCACGACATGGTCGATCTGCTTCTCATCGAACCCTATTTCGGCGGCTCGCACAGGCAGTTCGCCGAGGGGATCCGCCGCCACAGCCGGCATCACGTCCGCCTGGCGACCCTCCCGGGTCGCTACTGGCGATGGAGGATGCGCGGCTCGGCTCCCCTCTTCGAGGAGCGCCTGCGGAAATCGCCGGCGCCGGGCGTGATCCTCGCTTCCTCCATGTTCCCCCTCGCCGAGTTCCTCGGCCTCGCGCCTCCCCGTTTCCGGGAAGCGAAGACGATCCTCTACTTCCACGAGAACCAGCTCACCTATCCTCTACCCGAGGGGGAGAGGAGGGATCTGCACGCGGTGATGACCCAGATCAACGGCGCCCTCGCGGCGGACAGGATTCTCTTTAACTCGCGGCACCACCGCCGGGAGATGCTCGGAGCGCTCCCCGGGTTCCTGCGCGCCCTGCCGGATCACAAACCGCCGGGAGTGGCGGGACGGTTTCGGCGCTCTCGCGTGCTCCCCTTGGGCGTCGACTTCGAGTCGCTCGGCCCGCCGCCGCGGCGGAGGGAACGGAAAGGGGAGCCGATCCTCCTCTGGAACCACCGCTGGGAGCACGACAAGGGGAGGGAGGAGTTCGCCCTCCTCATTCGCCGTCTCCGGCGCCGAAAAGTCCCCTTCGGGCTGGTGGTGACCGGCGCCTCTCCGGGAACGCGGTCGGATCTCTTCGAGGAGCTGCCGCGGATCGCCGGCGACCGTCTCCGCCATGTGGGCTTCGCGCCGTCCCGCCGCGACTACGCCCGCCTCCTCGCCGGCGCGGACCTGGCGGTTTCCACTGCGCGTCACGAATTTTTCGGCGTCAGCGTTCTCGAGGCGATCCATATGGGCGCCTTTCCACTTCTCCCGGAAAGGCTCGCCTATCCGGAGATCCTCGATCCGGGCCGCCACCCCGAGTGCTATTACCGGAGCCGGGAAGAACTGTTCGACAGGGCGGAGGAACTGCTCACCGGCCCCCGACCGCCGGTGGAGCGATACCGGCGGGCGGCGGCGCGTTTCGCCTGGCCGCACCGAATCGGCGCTTTCGACCGTCTCTTCGAGGAGATCCTCGGGAGCTGA
- a CDS encoding MBL fold metallo-hydrolase has product MEIRILSTESMGTRGLCTVVETRDRRILIDPGIALGRVRHSLPPHPFQIAVGAATRKKILAEFPLATDVVFSHYHGDHIPLADANPYQLSLDRVAPMLRRCAVWGPEADDPSGRMQARHEALRAACGMDLNAAPDMRVGPIRFSGPVPHGRNADRLGSVMMTRVEEDGFVFVHASDVQLLDRNTVEKILEWKPDVVLASGPPLYRSGTDPGLSSRAWDNAILLAGAAGVLVLDHHLLRSPEGVRWLAVLATRAEGRIVTAAEFMGRPLRFLEAWRAELYREMPVPEGWHEAYARGEANTAPFHRWRDWEAGKEDGEGEGGPAGAPAPRTIEPEAGNAGRGDA; this is encoded by the coding sequence ATGGAAATCCGCATCCTCTCCACCGAATCGATGGGGACCCGGGGGCTCTGCACCGTCGTGGAGACCCGGGACCGGAGAATCTTGATCGACCCGGGAATCGCCCTCGGCCGGGTGCGGCATTCTCTTCCCCCACACCCCTTCCAGATCGCCGTCGGCGCCGCGACCCGGAAGAAGATCCTCGCCGAGTTCCCCCTCGCCACGGATGTCGTCTTCAGCCATTACCACGGCGATCACATCCCTCTCGCCGACGCGAACCCCTATCAGCTTTCCTTGGACCGCGTCGCCCCGATGCTCCGGCGATGCGCCGTTTGGGGACCGGAGGCGGACGATCCCTCCGGACGCATGCAGGCGAGACACGAGGCGCTCCGCGCCGCCTGCGGCATGGATCTGAACGCCGCGCCCGACATGCGCGTCGGTCCGATCCGATTCTCCGGCCCGGTCCCGCACGGCCGGAACGCGGACCGTCTCGGTTCGGTCATGATGACCCGCGTCGAGGAGGACGGGTTCGTTTTCGTGCACGCCTCGGACGTGCAACTCCTGGACCGGAACACGGTGGAGAAGATCCTCGAGTGGAAACCGGACGTGGTCCTCGCCTCCGGGCCACCTCTCTACCGGTCCGGAACCGATCCGGGCCTCTCCTCGAGAGCCTGGGACAACGCCATTCTCCTCGCCGGCGCGGCGGGCGTGTTGGTGCTGGACCACCACCTGCTCCGATCCCCCGAGGGGGTGCGCTGGCTGGCGGTTCTCGCCACCCGCGCCGAGGGGCGGATCGTCACCGCCGCCGAGTTCATGGGACGGCCGCTGCGCTTCCTCGAGGCGTGGAGGGCCGAGCTCTACCGGGAAATGCCCGTGCCGGAGGGTTGGCACGAGGCGTACGCCCGAGGGGAGGCGAACACCGCCCCGTTTCATCGCTGGCGGGACTGGGAGGCGGGAAAAGAGGATGGCGAGGGCGAAGGCGGACCGGCCGGCGCGCCGGCGCCCCGGACCATCGAGCCCGAAGCCGGAAACGCCGGGAGAGGAGATGCATGA
- a CDS encoding ATPase P → MIRVDVPGAPPLLLEYLVLDFNGTLARDGVLSEGVAEALRALSEKIEIHVVTADTFGRAAGELEGLPCRLQLLPAGGQAEAKRAYLHGLGADRAAAIGNGRNDARMLGEAALGICVLGPEGAAGETLLAADAAVASPLDALGLLIDPLRLVATLRD, encoded by the coding sequence ATGATCCGCGTCGACGTGCCGGGCGCCCCCCCGCTTTTGCTGGAGTACTTGGTGCTCGACTTCAACGGCACACTCGCCCGAGACGGCGTCCTTTCCGAGGGAGTCGCCGAGGCGCTCCGCGCCCTGTCGGAAAAGATCGAGATCCATGTGGTGACCGCCGACACCTTCGGCCGCGCGGCGGGCGAGTTGGAGGGGCTTCCCTGCCGCCTCCAGCTTCTCCCCGCGGGAGGGCAGGCGGAAGCGAAGAGGGCATATCTGCACGGCCTCGGAGCGGACCGCGCGGCGGCGATCGGTAACGGGCGAAACGACGCGCGCATGCTCGGAGAAGCGGCGCTCGGCATCTGCGTTCTCGGCCCGGAGGGGGCGGCCGGGGAAACGCTTCTCGCGGCGGATGCCGCGGTCGCCTCTCCGCTGGACGCGCTGGGACTCCTGATCGATCCCCTCCGCCTGGTCGCCACGCTCCGGGACTGA
- a CDS encoding sigma-70 family RNA polymerase sigma factor produces MPGAAAKNREWRPIDPDPLTWTLAEVSIEWNAAEEQWAPFPLDGACGGEADGEGGGAMYDNQAYATATDDRPARESLPDSVGIYLKDIRRYPLLNREEEARLAWRVKSGDQAARSELIVRNLRLVISMAKRYQGMGLSLADLIEEGNMGLIKAVERFEVERGFRFSTYASKWIRQAITRALVNKSRTVRIPANVLVLIKQYLTTQRELLQELGCVPSAEEIREKTGLTRRRFLEVSRLVKGVLSLDQPMEEDVQSHALHDLIPDTAADSPCDFAMGELQKDLVARLLDSLNDREARILRLRFGLDSGEPLSLEQTGRILGVTRERIRQIESRTLRKLRALLEAEAQPAKENQVA; encoded by the coding sequence ATGCCGGGCGCAGCAGCGAAAAACCGGGAGTGGAGACCGATCGATCCGGATCCCTTGACGTGGACCCTGGCGGAAGTCTCCATCGAGTGGAACGCGGCGGAAGAGCAGTGGGCGCCTTTCCCGCTCGACGGAGCTTGCGGCGGCGAAGCGGACGGGGAAGGGGGGGGAGCGATGTACGACAACCAAGCATACGCAACGGCTACCGATGACCGGCCCGCCCGGGAGAGCCTTCCCGATTCGGTCGGCATCTACCTCAAGGACATCCGTAGATATCCCCTTTTGAACCGGGAAGAGGAGGCACGCCTCGCCTGGCGCGTCAAGAGCGGCGATCAGGCGGCGCGCTCCGAGCTGATCGTGCGCAACCTGAGGCTGGTCATCAGCATGGCAAAGCGTTACCAGGGGATGGGGCTCTCCCTCGCCGATCTGATCGAAGAGGGGAACATGGGGCTCATCAAGGCTGTGGAGCGCTTCGAGGTGGAACGAGGCTTCCGCTTCAGCACCTACGCGTCCAAGTGGATCCGGCAGGCGATCACGCGGGCTCTGGTCAATAAAAGCCGCACCGTTCGTATCCCGGCCAATGTGCTGGTCCTGATCAAACAGTATCTGACGACCCAGCGGGAGCTTCTCCAGGAGCTGGGTTGCGTTCCTTCGGCGGAAGAGATCCGCGAAAAAACCGGTCTCACCCGGCGGCGCTTTCTTGAAGTATCCCGGCTGGTGAAGGGGGTTCTCTCCCTCGACCAGCCGATGGAGGAGGACGTGCAGTCCCACGCCCTTCACGATCTGATCCCGGACACCGCGGCGGACAGCCCCTGTGACTTCGCCATGGGCGAGTTGCAGAAGGATTTGGTCGCGCGCCTCCTCGACTCCTTGAACGACCGGGAGGCACGGATTCTCCGTCTTCGTTTCGGCCTGGACAGCGGCGAGCCGCTCAGCCTGGAGCAGACCGGGCGGATTTTGGGCGTGACCCGCGAGAGGATCCGCCAGATCGAATCGAGAACGTTACGCAAGCTGCGCGCCCTCCTGGAGGCGGAAGCGCAACCCGCAAAAGAAAACCAAGTGGCGTAA
- a CDS encoding superoxide dismutase translates to MTVRRKTLYLIAVLLLTAAAAPPAFGHCQIPCGIYDDDARFSLLREHVTTIEKSMQEIERLSGEKNPDWNQIVRWVNNKDLHADELSDIATDYFLAQRVKPFDAKRSGYADYVAEITALHEMVVHAMKAKQSIDPGICEALRERIDRFERLYKGEGTGEAEAR, encoded by the coding sequence ATGACCGTGAGAAGAAAGACTCTTTACCTGATCGCCGTTCTTCTGCTGACCGCCGCCGCGGCGCCGCCCGCATTCGGGCATTGCCAGATTCCCTGCGGCATCTACGACGACGACGCGCGTTTTTCTCTCCTCCGCGAGCACGTGACCACCATCGAGAAGTCGATGCAAGAGATCGAGCGGCTCTCCGGGGAGAAGAACCCGGACTGGAACCAGATCGTCCGCTGGGTGAACAACAAGGACCTTCATGCCGACGAACTTAGCGACATCGCCACCGATTACTTTCTCGCTCAGAGGGTGAAGCCCTTCGACGCCAAGAGGAGCGGTTACGCCGACTACGTGGCCGAGATCACGGCGCTCCACGAGATGGTCGTGCACGCCATGAAGGCGAAGCAGTCCATTGATCCCGGGATCTGCGAAGCGCTCCGCGAGAGGATCGACCGCTTCGAGAGGCTGTACAAGGGGGAAGGAACCGGCGAGGCGGAGGCGCGCTGA
- the hypD gene encoding hydrogenase formation protein HypD has product MDKEGIRGIVDEIAALASGSDRMNLMEVCGTHTVSLFRTGAKSLLPETVRLVSGPGCPVCVTSQAYIDLAGELALRPDTTVCTYGDMVRVPGRRGSLEALRAEGAKVAVVYSARDALAYARRNPERHAVFLAVGFETTTPATAATVLEAENEGLKNFYILGGHKRIIPAMHTLLSAGEVPIDGFLCPGHVSVVIGAGAYEPIASHYRKPCVVAGFELEGMLRAILLLVRQAVRYEARVENTYGAAVTVEGNRAARELTERVFEPSDAVWRAMGRIPESGLDLRPAYRRYDAMDRFGLSFGSEVTPHGCLCGEVIQGKALPTECALFRKKCTPREPVGPCMVSMEGTCAAWYKYGPARAEGGGNR; this is encoded by the coding sequence ATGGACAAAGAGGGGATCCGCGGGATCGTCGACGAAATCGCCGCGCTCGCGTCCGGCTCCGACCGGATGAACCTGATGGAGGTGTGCGGCACCCACACGGTGAGCCTCTTCCGCACGGGCGCGAAGAGCCTCCTCCCCGAGACGGTCCGTCTGGTCAGCGGTCCCGGCTGCCCGGTCTGCGTCACATCCCAGGCCTACATCGACCTCGCCGGAGAACTCGCTCTCCGCCCGGACACCACGGTCTGCACCTACGGCGACATGGTCCGCGTCCCCGGGAGACGCGGCAGCTTGGAAGCGCTCCGCGCCGAGGGGGCGAAAGTGGCGGTGGTCTACTCCGCACGGGACGCCCTCGCCTATGCGCGCCGGAACCCGGAACGCCATGCGGTCTTTCTCGCCGTCGGCTTCGAGACCACCACGCCCGCCACCGCGGCGACCGTTCTCGAGGCGGAAAATGAAGGGCTAAAGAATTTCTACATCCTCGGCGGTCACAAGAGAATCATCCCGGCGATGCACACGCTCCTCTCCGCCGGCGAGGTCCCCATCGACGGGTTTCTCTGCCCGGGCCACGTCAGCGTCGTCATCGGCGCCGGCGCTTACGAGCCGATCGCTTCGCATTACCGGAAGCCCTGCGTCGTCGCCGGCTTCGAATTGGAAGGGATGCTCCGGGCGATTCTCCTCCTCGTCCGCCAGGCGGTCCGCTACGAGGCTCGGGTGGAGAACACCTACGGCGCCGCGGTAACGGTGGAAGGGAACCGGGCGGCGCGGGAGCTGACGGAGCGCGTCTTCGAGCCCTCGGACGCGGTCTGGCGCGCCATGGGTCGAATTCCCGAAAGCGGTCTCGATCTGCGCCCCGCCTACCGGCGCTACGACGCGATGGACCGCTTCGGTCTCTCCTTCGGATCGGAGGTGACCCCCCACGGCTGCCTCTGCGGAGAGGTGATCCAGGGGAAGGCGCTCCCGACCGAGTGCGCGCTCTTCAGGAAAAAGTGCACGCCTCGGGAGCCGGTCGGTCCCTGCATGGTGAGCATGGAGGGGACCTGCGCCGCCTGGTACAAATACGGACCGGCGCGCGCCGAAGGAGGGGGAAACCGATGA
- a CDS encoding SRPBCC domain-containing protein, producing MPQTAKTIEIDASPSAVWEILTRFEGYAEWNPYYRWAIGVAEKGAGLRLYATPAGLRPFTFRPRVVFIRPEREMRWTGPIRPFGLLHGEQTFRLEPIGSEQTRLTQEMRLRGPLFRFGGKDLVSRIGEGMEAMNRAMRVALEGGIGAGHAGGET from the coding sequence ATGCCGCAGACGGCGAAAACAATCGAGATCGACGCGAGCCCCTCGGCGGTTTGGGAAATCCTGACCCGTTTCGAAGGGTACGCGGAGTGGAATCCCTACTATCGCTGGGCCATCGGCGTCGCCGAAAAGGGGGCGGGGCTCAGGCTCTATGCGACGCCGGCGGGCCTCAGGCCCTTCACCTTCCGCCCGCGGGTGGTCTTCATCCGCCCGGAGCGGGAGATGCGCTGGACGGGTCCGATCCGTCCCTTCGGGCTTCTGCACGGAGAACAAACCTTTCGATTGGAACCGATCGGCTCTGAACAAACGAGGCTCACCCAGGAGATGCGGCTCCGCGGACCGCTCTTCCGGTTCGGAGGCAAGGATCTGGTGTCCCGAATCGGCGAGGGGATGGAGGCGATGAATCGGGCGATGCGCGTCGCTCTGGAAGGCGGAATCGGCGCGGGCCACGCGGGCGGGGAGACATGA
- a CDS encoding HypC/HybG/HupF family hydrogenase formation chaperone: MCLAVPGRILAVREGAESAIGRIATIDFQGSRVEASLAMTPDAAEGDWVLVHAGFALTVLDEEEALETYASLRIALGDDPAPEEPANDTREP, from the coding sequence ATGTGTTTGGCCGTACCGGGCCGCATTCTTGCCGTGCGGGAAGGCGCCGAGTCGGCGATCGGCCGGATCGCGACGATCGACTTCCAGGGGAGCCGCGTGGAGGCGTCCCTTGCGATGACGCCGGACGCCGCCGAGGGGGATTGGGTTCTGGTTCACGCCGGATTCGCCCTCACCGTGTTGGACGAGGAGGAGGCGCTGGAAACCTACGCGTCACTCCGGATCGCCCTGGGCGATGATCCGGCGCCCGAAGAGCCCGCCAACGATACCCGGGAACCGTGA
- a CDS encoding diguanylate cyclase, producing MDDSMIRIIGGCLQVELAAKRAYEEIASLTADADLVRFWLGMAADEEGHALYWRRLWSAAEQWELPPIFDDPESTRREIERILPEAEELLERFRATRDTGAAFLTAYRLEFLMLHPAFQALFQTLRPVTGEPGPIELYEDHINGFVKMLVRHAGGSAEGRLLAETLSSLWKRNRQLLSLATRDPLTGLFNRRAFSSLSTQLAYLAARNRSPVGVLMIDIDDFKEINDECGHAVGDAVLQGMATIILENLRASDVVARYGGEEFVVFLPETDPGAIAALAEKLRARIEESLPACRRVTVSIGGAVRVLDGNVGIDLPALIRRADENLYRAKQAGKNRAVVDS from the coding sequence ATGGACGATTCGATGATCCGGATCATCGGCGGCTGCCTGCAGGTGGAACTGGCGGCCAAGCGGGCGTACGAGGAGATCGCCTCGCTCACCGCCGACGCCGACTTGGTCCGATTCTGGCTCGGCATGGCCGCCGACGAGGAGGGTCACGCCTTATATTGGCGCAGGCTTTGGAGTGCGGCGGAGCAATGGGAGCTTCCCCCGATCTTCGACGATCCGGAGTCGACGCGCCGGGAAATCGAGCGGATTCTTCCGGAAGCGGAGGAACTCCTGGAGCGCTTCCGCGCGACGAGGGACACGGGCGCGGCCTTTCTTACCGCCTACCGTCTCGAGTTCCTCATGCTTCATCCCGCATTCCAGGCGCTCTTCCAAACGCTCCGCCCCGTAACGGGCGAGCCCGGTCCGATCGAATTGTACGAAGACCACATCAACGGGTTCGTGAAGATGCTCGTCCGCCACGCCGGCGGGAGCGCGGAGGGGAGGCTCCTCGCCGAAACGCTTTCGAGCCTCTGGAAGCGGAACCGGCAGCTTCTCTCCCTGGCGACCCGTGACCCTTTGACCGGTCTCTTCAACCGGCGCGCTTTCTCGTCGCTCAGCACGCAGCTCGCCTATCTGGCGGCGCGGAACCGGTCGCCTGTCGGCGTCCTCATGATCGACATCGACGACTTCAAGGAGATCAACGACGAGTGCGGGCACGCCGTGGGGGACGCGGTGCTGCAGGGAATGGCGACGATAATCCTGGAGAATCTGCGCGCCTCCGACGTCGTGGCGCGCTACGGCGGCGAGGAATTCGTCGTTTTCCTCCCCGAGACCGACCCCGGCGCGATCGCCGCTCTCGCGGAGAAGCTGCGCGCGCGGATCGAGGAGTCCCTTCCCGCCTGCCGCCGCGTCACGGTGAGCATCGGCGGCGCCGTGAGAGTGCTCGACGGAAACGTGGGGATCGATCTTCCGGCCCTGATCCGCCGGGCCGACGAGAACCTGTACCGCGCGAAACAGGCGGGGAAGAACCGGGCCGTCGTGGATAGCTGA